In the genome of Chiroxiphia lanceolata isolate bChiLan1 chromosome 5, bChiLan1.pri, whole genome shotgun sequence, the window AACCTGTTGCTCCCGGATCACCTCGAGAAACGAACCCAAAGGCTCTTTTAAGAGCCACCCACTTTCTCTTTCGAAAGAGCTGTGTTGCTTGGCTGTATTTCTCTTTGCTCgtcctttgtttttcattagaCTCCTCCTCATGCTCTCTCTCCGCCTCGccacccccccaaccccctttTTTCATGTCGGGCTGCAGCTTCTAAGCGGCTTAAGAAAAAACGCCCAAAACCCGGTTATGGCAAAAACGCCCTCCCCCAAGAAAATAATCCTTGTTTTCCTCGTCACCAGTGTGTTTGACGGACACGGCAGGGCTTGTGAAGGAGGGGCTTGATCACTTTTCAGCGGGCGGCGCTGCCGGCAGCCCTGGCCCAGACCCATGTCCAGCGCCGATCGGGTTAAGCGCCCGCGCCTTTTCCAAAAGCCCGCGCGGACGCCGATTGGCTCCGTCCGCCACCTTCCTTGCTCGGCAGAGCCCGCGCTCCGCTCCCGGGACGCTCGTCCCAGCAAAGCAccgacccccccagccccgggaaAGTGAAAACGGAGCTCTCGCCGACGGCGGCTCACGACCACAGCGGAGACCGCCCGGCCGCGACTGAGCTCTCCGGCAGAACCAGCCCGGCGCGGCTGCACGAAAGGGACACATTCCAACCCACCCGCCACGCACGCACCCAAAAGCACACACAAAGACTAAGCGCCCCCGTCAGCCCCCCCGGATGCACGATCCGCAGCATCTCAAGCTCTTTCTCGAGGCTGTGGGTGGCTCTGAAAAGAGCCTTTGGGTTCGCTTCTGGGCTCGGGACGCTTTCGCCGCCTGCTTTACTTGCTCTTGGCTTTGTGGCTTTCAGTCTTCTTGGGCAGCAGCACGGCCTGGATGTTGGGCAGCACGCCGCCCTGCGCGATCGTCACCTTGCCCAGCAGCTTGTTGAGCTCCTCGTCGTTGCGGATGGCGAGCTGCAGGTGGCGGGGGATGATGCGCGTCTTCTTGTTGTCGCGGGCCGCGTTGCCCGCCAGCTCCAGGATCTCGGCCGTCAGGTACTCCAGCACGGCCGCCAGGTACACGGGCGCGCCGGCGCCCACCCGCTCCGCGTAGTTGCCCTTGCGCAGCAGCCGGTGCACGCGGCCCACGGGGAACTGCAGCCCGGCCCGCGACGAGCGCGACTTGGCCTTGGCCCGCGCCTTCCCGCCCTGCTTCCCGCGCCCGGACATCTTCCCTGGCTCGCTCCGCGACAAACTCTCACCCTACACTACACCAGCAGGTGAGTGACGACCGCCCTCAGCCCGCCGCTCTTATATCCCCTCcctccgcgccgccgccgcctcccgaTAGGTCGCGGCGCCCGCCGGGGAACGCGCAGCCCAATGGCGGAGCGAATCTCGTTCTGACCAATCGCGGCGGGCGCAGCGCCCAAAGGCTCCGCCCGCGCTCTCCGCGCGGCCAATGACGAGGCGGCACGGGCGGGACTCAGagcgcgcggccccgcccgcccaGAACGGTCACTcccgctcccctcccccccctctcGCGCCACCGCCGCCACCGGGCCCCGGGAGGGTTCGTTCTCCCTcgcttttctttgctttagtCTTTGAAAGCCGCTGGCATGCAGAGGACGGGTTGCGAGGGCGGAGTTGCAGAaacagaggggaagagagagacgCCCTGCCTCTGTCAGTGAGCGGGAGAAATTAGGGGAGTCAGGATAGGCGGTACACTCGTGCACTCCGGGCATTTTCCCCGCAGGAGGATCGCTCCCCTTTTTAGCACCGCGGCACCCCTAAGTTTTCCGCTCTTTCAAAACTTCGGACTTGCTGAAATTGCAACAACACGGCACTTCACTCCCGTCTGTACCCCTAACTTTAAATGAACAAAGGATAATACTTCGACAAGGTCTCCCTGCTCACTTAATGACGTTATGTAATTTCCTTCACTGTTGTGCggttttctttttagtaatTCGATAAGTTTGGCAGGAATACTTGGAAAATTACTATAATTAGTGGAAACACCCTCAGCTTATCGCAGTGTCACAGCCCCTTTTATTGTGTATGTAGTGGCTCTTAAAAGAGCCTTTGTGttggttaaaatattttttaaaagaggcGGTATTGTTCTGTTCAGTGTTAAGCACGCTCTCCGCGGATGCGGCGGGCGAGCTGGATGTCCTTGGGCATGATGGTGACGCGCTTGGCGTGGATGGCGCACAGGTTGGTGTCCTCGAAGAGCCCCACCAGGTAAGCCTCGCTGGCCTCCTGCAGCGCCATGACGGCCGAGCTCTGGAAGCGCAGGTCGGTCTTGAAGTCCTGCGCGATCTCGCGCACCAGGCGCTGGAAGGGCAGCTTGCGGATCAGCAGCTCCGTCGACTTCTGGTAGCGGCGGATCTCGCGCAGCGCCACCGTGCCGGGCCGGTAGCGGTGCGGCTTCTTGACGCCGCCCGTGGCCGGCGCGCTCTTGCGGGCCGCCTTGGTGGCCAGCTGCTTGCGGGGCGCCTTCCCGCCCGTCGACTTACGCGCCGTCTGCTTCGTGCGCGCCATGGCTGCAAATCGAAAGCTGGGAGCTGCCCGCAGCAGCACTACCGCCCTGCTTCTCTTCGCGGGCTATATATAGCACTCGTGCCTTCTCTGATAGGCAGATGGGTACGTGCTGAGTTTCATTGGTGGATTCAAAGTTTAAAACTCCCGCCATTGGCAGATACCGCCTACTCTTCTGCGTCTTTGTTCTTGCTGGATACTTTAtgttcctaaaaaaaaaaaaatcacaattttaaCATCGTATAATGCTTTGATTGGAGGAAACTGGAAGACTTAGTTTTATTATTAACTCACAGAATTTCTTGTAACTATGAAGCCACACAATATCTGGAACTTTAGTGAAAGTTAATAATTTGCCCTTCCTTTATTAAACCACTTTTACTTCTTGTAAGTGTGAAATTCTCGATTTAATTTTAATGGATATATTTCTGCAGAGCTAATAATGACAACAAGCTGTTGAAATTTATGTTTTGATACGTTCTGTatgtttctgtaatattttaacATAACAGAGAGGGATGGCAGCTGGAAAcctgtatttttcagaataaatatgaaagagattttaaaaaacatatatttatttttaaaaaatgaaaaatattcagatctCTTAGTtcttattattaatatattattgaTACTTTAACTTATCAGCTCTATGAGGAATTCTGGACCATAAGATAAGTCTAGGATTCAAAGGCTGTAACTAAACTTGTAGAGTTTGAGTGCAGAGTCAATGTTCAACTACTGTCCCTCACAAcgtggggaggggggacccGAGAGGGGCTGCtacctttcccttctccctaTAGCCCTCCAGCACCTTTTTTGCACCACTCACTGACACAGCCAGAatgtctttctcttcccctctaTTTCCACAACACAACAGAACAATACcgtctgttttaaaaaatattttaaccaaCACAAAGGCTCTTTTAAGAGCCACTACATACACAATAAAAAGGGCTGTGACACTTCGACCTTGTCGAAGTATTATCCTTTGTTCATTTAAAGTTAGGGGTACAGACGGGAGTGAAGTGCCGTGTTGTTGCAATTTCAGCAAGTCCGAAGTTTTGAAAGAGCGGAAAACTTAGGGGTGCCGCGGTGCTAAAAAGGGGAGCGATCCTCCTGCGGGGAAAATGCCCGGAGTGCACGAGTGTACCGCCTATCCTGACTCCCCTAATTTCTCCCGCTCACTGACAGAGGCAGGgcatctctctcttcccctctgttTCTGCAACTCCGCCCTCGCAACCCGTCCTCTGCATGCCGGCGGCTTTCAAAGactaaagcaaagaaaagcgAGGGAGAACGAACCCTCCCGGGGcccggtggcggcggcggcgcgagaggggggggaggggagcgggAGTGACCGTTCtgggcgggcggggccgcgcgctCTGAGTCCCGCCCATGCCGCCTCGTCATTGGCCGCGCGGAGAGCGCGGGCGGAGCCTTTGGGCGCTGCGCCCGCCGCGATTGGTCAGAACGAGATTCGCTCCGCCATTGGGCTGCGCGTTCCCCGGCGGGCGCCGCGACCTAtcgggaggcggcggcggcgcggaggGAGGGGATATAAGAGCGGCGGGCTGAGGGCGGTCGTCACTCACCTGCTGGTGTAGTGTAGGGTGAGAGTTTGTCGCGGAGCGAGCCAGGGAAGATGTCCGGGCGCGGGAAGCAGGGCGGGAAGGCGCGGGCCAAGGCCAAGTCGCGCTCGTCGCGGGCCGGGCTGCAGTTCCCCGTGGGCCGCGTGCACCGGCTGCTGCGCAAGGGCAACTACGCGGAGCGGGTGGGCGCCGGCGCGCCCGTGTACCTGGCGGCCGTGCTGGAGTACCTGACGGCCGAGATCCTGGAGCTGGCGGGCAACGCGGCCCGCGACAACAAGAAGACGCGCATCATCCCCCGCCACCTGCAGCTCGCCATCCGCAACGACGAGGAGCTCAACAAGCTGCTGGGCAAGGTGACGATCGCGCAGGGCGGCGTGCTGCCCAACATCCAGGCCGTGCTGCTGCCCAAGAAGACTGAAAGCCACAAAGCCAAGAGCAAGTAAAGCAGGCGGCGAAAGCGTCCCGAGCCCAGAAGCGAACCCAAAGGCTCTTTTCAGAGCCACCCACAGCCTCGAGAAAGAGCTTGAGATGCTGCGGATCGTGCATCCGGGGGGGCTGACGGGGGCGCTTAGTCTTTGTGTGTGCTTTTGGGTGCGTGCGTGGCGGGTGGGTTGGAATGTGTCCCTTTCGTGCAGCCGCGCCGGGCTGGTTCTGCCGGAGAGCTCAGTCGCGGCCGGGCGGTCTCCGCTGTGGTCGTGAGCCGCCGTCGGCGACAGCTCCGTTGTCACTttcccggggctggggggggtcggtGCTTTGCTGGGACGAGCGTCCCGGGAGCGGAGCGCGGGCTCTGCCGAGCAAGGAAGGTGGCGGACGGAGCCAATCGGCGTCCGCGCGGGCTTTTGGAAAAGGCGCGGGCGCTTAACCCGATCGGCGCTGGACATGGGTCTGGGCCAGGGCTGCCGGCAGCGCCGCCCGCTGAAAAGTGATCAAGCGCCTGCTTCACAAGCCCTGCCGTGTCCGTCAAACACATTGGTGACGAGGAAACTAAGGATTATTTTCTTGGGGGAGGGCGTTTTTGCCATAACCGG includes:
- the LOC116787007 gene encoding histone H2A type 2-C; protein product: MSGRGKQGGKARAKAKSRSSRAGLQFPVGRVHRLLRKGNYAERVGAGAPVYLAAVLEYLTAEILELAGNAARDNKKTRIIPRHLQLAIRNDEELNKLLGKVTIAQGGVLPNIQAVLLPKKTESHKAKSK
- the LOC116786997 gene encoding histone H3 isoform X1, which codes for MARTKQTARKSTGGKAPRKQLATKAARKSAPATGGVKKPHRYRPGTVALREIRRYQKSTELLIRKLPFQRLVREIAQDFKTDLRFQSSAVMALQEASEAYLVGLFEDTNLCAIHAKRVTIMPKDIQLARRIRGERA
- the LOC116786997 gene encoding histone H3 isoform X2; this encodes MARTKQTARKSTGGKAPRKQLATKAARKSAPATGGVKKPHRYRPGTVALREIRRYQKSTELLIRKLPFQRLVREIAQDFKTDLRFQSSAVMALQEASEAYLVGLFEDTNLAIPVRMSGRGKGGKGLGKGGAKRHRKVLRDNIQGITKPAIRRLARRGGVKRISGLIYEETRGVLKVFLENVIRDAVTYTEHAKRKTVTAMDVVYALKRQGRTLYGFGG